GTCGCGCACCACACCGCCGCTGAAATCGGTCGCAATGGCGCCGGGTGCGACACAGTTCACGGCGATACGCCGTGCGCCCAGTTCGAACGCCATATATTTGGTCATCGTTTCGACGGCAGCCTTCATCGTGGCGTAGGCGGCGCGATTCGCCATGATGATCCGCGTCAGGCCCGATGAGATATTCACGATGCGACCACCATCCCTGATCAAGGGCGCAAGCTTCTGAGTGAGGAAGAAAACGCCCTTCACATGGATCCGATAGAGCGTATCGAATTCCTCTTCCTGCGCATTCAGGAAAGCCATGCCGCTGGAATTGCCGGCATTGTTGACGAGGTAGTCGAATCTCTCGGCACCGAGGACTTGGAGTATCTGCTGGACACTGATGACGAATGCGTCGAAGCTGCTGGTATCACCCGTGTCCAGATGAAGCGCCACAGCCTTGCCGCCAGCCTTCTCGATCAGGCTGACGACCTTATCAGCCTCCGTCTTGTTGGTGTTGTAGGTGAAGATCGAAGTAACGCCGCGACGGGCGAGCGCTTCGGCCGTGGAACGGCCCAG
This is a stretch of genomic DNA from Komagataeibacter xylinus. It encodes these proteins:
- a CDS encoding SDR family NAD(P)-dependent oxidoreductase, translated to MTNHVPIALVTGGSRGLGRSTAEALARRGVTSIFTYNTNKTEADKVVSLIEKAGGKAVALHLDTGDTSSFDAFVISVQQILQVLGAERFDYLVNNAGNSSGMAFLNAQEEEFDTLYRIHVKGVFFLTQKLAPLIRDGGRIVNISSGLTRIIMANRAAYATMKAAVETMTKYMAFELGARRIAVNCVAPGAIATDFSGGVVRDNPDVAKAIAGMTALGRPGQPDDIGPMIASLLSEDNRWVNAQRIEVSGGMRI